Part of the Microcoleus sp. FACHB-831 genome is shown below.
CGGACAGCAATGTCTTTCCGTTTTGTCGAGTGGCTGAACCACAATCGGGACGTATTCATCGCGAATATCGCAGCTTTGGGCTTTGTTTGGGCTTGAAATCTGTTTAAGTCCCGTTAAACGCAGATAATGCACCCCAATCCTTGCAATCTCTAAAAGCTGAACCGATTCGGGTTGATTCGTTAACCCTTTTAGAATCGGATGACTTTATATTGCACCTAGAATTTCCAACTCTGTCTAGAAAAAAATAGCAAGATGTAGGGAAAGTTTGGCTGGTGGAACCGCGAGGCCTAAATTTTTTAATTATCGAAGACAATTTGTGAAATTAATAGCAATTTACAAGTTGTAGAAGCAGCCTTTGAGAAAATAAAACAGCCAGCGATCGCGTAAACTTAAACACGATTAACACAACAGGAGCTTTCCATGTCCCATTTGCTGCGGATGATTCTACCGTTGCTAGTATTGCTCCTGAGTGTCACTGGTCTTTTTCTTAGTTCCTGGATTGTTATCCCCGCTCCAAATATGACGTTAATCGTATTAGGGGTAGGTGCGCCTGAAGTAAGCAACTGGCTGATGGTGCTAAACGCAGTAGCTATTCTGTTAGCAATAGTAGTAATGCGTGGCAGTAAACTTAAGGGCGCGAAGCGTTACTCTCGCATAGCTGTGGCTGCTAGTTTGCTAGCACTGTTTCTGAGTTCCTTGCCAGCTTTGCAACTGAGTTCGACAGAACAGCGTCTAAACCGTGCAATGAGCAACGCGCTTGGCTCCGACTATAGCGTAAATCTGCCAAATAATGGGCTTTTACCCATGCGCGATCGCCCCTTCGTTCTGGCTGATGCATTTAGAGGCATCAATCCCGGTGAAAGTCGCTATACATCTGGCATTCGCTTTGCTCAACCAGATGGCGTACCCCTGAGCATGGATATCTACCGTCCGCCTCAAGTGGGAAAATATCCCGCCCTTGTTGTAATCTACGGTGGCTCGTGGCGCAGCGGAACCCCAACACAAAACTCTGATTTTAGCCGCTATATGGCAGCGCGTGGCTATACTGTCTTTGCAATTGATTATCGTCATGCACCCTTGCATCGTTTCCCCGCCCACCTGGATGACGTGCGTACCGCCCTAGCCTTCATCCGCCAGCACGCAACCGAGTATGAGGCTGATATAGAACGCATGGCTTTGCTTGGGCGTTCGGCAGGCGGACATTTGGCGATGCTAGCAGCTTATCAGCCTGATGCTATGCCTGTTCGGGCTGTTGTCAGTTACTATGGCCCTGTTGACCTTGCGGGAGGCTATGCCAGTCCGCCACGCCCCGATCCTATCGATACGCGAGCTGTTTTAAGGGCATTTCTGGGTGGAACGCCCGATCAACTGCCCCAGCAGTATAGTCTTGCCTCTCCTATTAACTATGTGAAGCCTCAATTACCGCCAACTTTATTAATACATGGAAGTCGCGATAATTTAGTGCAATTTAAGTTTATACAGCAGATGCACGAACGTTTGCGTGCAGTTGGAAACACTGCTGTTTTGCTGGAAATTCCTTGGGCTGAACACGCTTTCGATGCTGTTTTTCAGGGGTTTAGCAACCAGTTGGCGCTTTACTATACTGAGCGATTTCTCGCTTGGGCGCTGCGCTAATACCATTTTGGATTGTGAAAGCTTTTGCCTAGAGTGGATTTCAGAGTATTTATTGTATGTTTGAAGCTAGGAAAGCGATTTTTTGTTATAGAATTTGTACCCCGCGATCGCATTCTTGTTCTCGCCAATAAAATACGCGCTGAAATTCAACGCAATTCACTTTACTAGCACTAAGCCTATCTTTAGTATCTCTATACACCCTGGTCAATTTGGTACTACTGTAGTATTTAAACGAATTCCTGCATAGATTTAACAAGGATTGCAGGTTTTACCCTAAGTTTTTCGTCCAGAAATTCACGCAGGTGTGAGGATAGACCATGCGGCAACTTGTTGGGGGCAGCCTACAATTTGGTGGATTAGTTGTTAAGGCTTTATTAATTTCAAGCATCTATCATATGGTAGATATTTCAGCCGCTAAAGGTCAAAGTATTGAGGCGGTAGAATTTGTCAACGGACAGGAAACAATTAATCAAGATAATCAGGATGCCCAACCTCTGGATCGAGAAGATATTGATGGGATGGGGCAAGTAAACAATGTATCGCAATTGCGGGACGTAAAACCAACAGATTGGGCTTATGAATCGCTGCGATCGCTTGTCGAACGTTACGGCTGTATAGCAGGTTATCCCGACAGCACATTTCGGGGAAATCGTTCGCTAACGCGCTATGAATTTGCCGCTGGATTGAATGCGTGTTTAAGACAAATTGAGAAATTAATTGCCTCTGGTACGGGCGATTTGGTCAGCAAATATGATTTTGCTAAACTGAGAAAGCTGCAAGAAGATTTTGCAATCGAGCTAACAAATCTGCGCGGCAAAGTAGATGCTCTCGAAGCGAGGACAGGAGAACTGGAAGCTACCCAGTTTTCTACAACTACTAAATTAAATGCTGAATTAATTACTTTTCTTGCCGATGCTTTTGGTAAAGAGGCTGACCCCCGAAATAACGCTATTTTGCAGTATCGCGCTCGCCTTACCTTTGATACAAGCTTCACTGGCAAAGACCGCTTGCGAACTCGCTTACAGGCCACT
Proteins encoded:
- a CDS encoding alpha/beta hydrolase; this translates as MSHLLRMILPLLVLLLSVTGLFLSSWIVIPAPNMTLIVLGVGAPEVSNWLMVLNAVAILLAIVVMRGSKLKGAKRYSRIAVAASLLALFLSSLPALQLSSTEQRLNRAMSNALGSDYSVNLPNNGLLPMRDRPFVLADAFRGINPGESRYTSGIRFAQPDGVPLSMDIYRPPQVGKYPALVVIYGGSWRSGTPTQNSDFSRYMAARGYTVFAIDYRHAPLHRFPAHLDDVRTALAFIRQHATEYEADIERMALLGRSAGGHLAMLAAYQPDAMPVRAVVSYYGPVDLAGGYASPPRPDPIDTRAVLRAFLGGTPDQLPQQYSLASPINYVKPQLPPTLLIHGSRDNLVQFKFIQQMHERLRAVGNTAVLLEIPWAEHAFDAVFQGFSNQLALYYTERFLAWALR